A single genomic interval of Pomacea canaliculata isolate SZHN2017 linkage group LG5, ASM307304v1, whole genome shotgun sequence harbors:
- the LOC112564339 gene encoding glycine--tRNA ligase-like: MDAAILRSCQSNVSRRSQGLRKQAPFAWQLQDSDETSLACSFSWCCVIKRSLSSSSIRQLSGLIESQSKVPVWGSRKLKFKKKTETSNLAMCDPEIEAQLAPLRAAVKEQGDLVRKLKEENAPEIDLQRAVADLKHRKKQLEDKELALAPKDDFDRARMEDLLKQRFFYDQSFAIYGGVNGLYDFGPMGCAMKANLLQAWRNFFILEEQMLEVDTAMLTPEPVLKASGHVDRFQDYMVKDVKNGECFRADHLIEATFEKMLTDKKVPEEVKEEIRDLMPKIDGMSKDDMATTLVKYNMKSPVTNNDLTEPIEFNLMFGTPIGPTGQIKGYLRPETAQGIFVNFKRLLDFNQGKLPFAAAQIGNSFRNEISPRSGLIRVREFTMAEIEHFCDPDNKEHPKFADVADVELSLYSGCNQMDGKPPEKWKIGEAVKQKLVANETLGYFMARIQLFLVRVGVDRARLRFRQHLSNEMAHYACDCWDAECKTSYGWIECIGCADRSCYDLTQHSNATNVKLVAERRLPEPRTIDVVECLPQKSILGKAFKQNAKVITEHLAALGLDAVTQLEKNLEEKGEAELVLNGTNFVVKKDMVQVKRYQKTIHVEEFTPSVIEPSFGIGRIMYAIFEHNFKTREGDEQRTYLSLPPIIAPYKCSVLPLSSNQEFSSFVKNLSAELTRCDVSHKVDDSSGSIGRRYARTDQIAIPYGITVDFDTLKAPHTATLRERETMKQIRVPIEELPSLVRDLSRSLILWDEALEKYPLFEQQEASK; encoded by the exons ATGGACGCAGCCATTTTGAGAAGCTGTCAATCAAATGTTTCGAGGCGTTCGCAAGGATTAAGGAAACAAG CCCCCTTTGCGTGGCAGCTGCAGGATTCTGATGAAACATCTCTTGCGTGCAGTTTCTCTTGGTGCTGTGTCATAAAGCGCAGCCTCTCCTCTTCCAGCATCAGACAGCTGTCTGGCTTGATTGAATCTCAAAGCAAAGTACCCGTTTGGGGCTCGAGAAagcttaagtttaaaaaaaagacagaaacctCCAATTTAGCAATGTGCGATCCGGAGATTGAGGCACAGCTTGCACCCCTGAGAGCTGCAGTGAAAGAACAG GGAGATCTTGTTCGCAAACTGAAAGAGGAAAATGCTCCAGAAATTGATCTCCAGAGAGCTGTGGCAGATCTAAAACACAGGAAAAAGCAGCTTGAAGACAAA GAGCTTGCCTTGGCACCAAAAGATGACTTTGACCGTGCCAGAATGGAAGATCTACTCAAGCAAAGATTCTTCTATGACCAGTCTTTTGCTATTTATGGGG GTGTAAATGGCCTGTATGACTTTGGACCCATGGGCTGTGCAATGAAGGCAAACCTTTTACAAGCATGGAGAAATTTCTTTATTCTGGAGGAGCAGATGTTGGAGGTGGACACAGCAATGCTGACACCAGAACCTGTTCTCAA GGCTTCTGGTCATGTAGACAGATTCCAGGATTATATGgtaaaagatgtgaaaaatggAGAATGTTTTAGGGCTGATCACTTGATAGAAG CGACTTTTGAGAAGATGCTTACTGACAAGAAAGTACCAGAAGAAGTGAAAGAGGAGATTCGAGATCTCATGCCAAAA ATTGATGGTATGAGCAAAGATGATATGGCAACCACTCTTGTCAAGTACAACATGAAATCACCCGTCACCAACAATGACCTTACCGAGCCTATTGAATTTAACCTTATGTTTGGCACACCTATTGGTCCTACTGGTCAAATAAAAGG GTACCTTCGACCAGAGACAGCACAGGGTATATTCGTCAACTTCAAGCGGCTCTTGGATTTTAACCAGGGTAAACTTCCCTTTGCTGCTGCACAGATAGGCAACTCTTTCCGTAATGAGATTTCCCCTCGGTCTGGCCTAATACGTGTAAG gGAGTTCACTATGGCTGAGATTGAACATTTCTGTGATCCAGACAACAAGGAACATCCCAAGTTTGCTGATGTTGCAGATGTTGAGCTGTCTCTATATTCAGGTTGCAACCAAATGGATGGCAAGCCTCCAGAAAAGTGGAAGATTGGTGAAGCAGTGAAACAG AAACTTGTTGCCAATGAAACACTTGGGTATTTCATGGCACGAATCCAGCTGTTCCTGGTCAGAGTGGGTGTGGACCGAGCACGCCTTCGATTTCGACAACATCTGTCTAATGAAATGGCCCATTATGCCTGTGACTGCTGGGATGCTGAGTGCAAGACTTCTTAT GGATGGATAGAATGCATAGGCTGTGCAGACCGATCCTGCTATGATCTGACGCAGCACAGTAATGCCACAAATGTCAAGCTTGTAGCTGAAAGAAGGCTACCAGAACCA CGAACTATTGATGTAGTGGAATGCCTGCCTCAGAAGAGTATTCTGGGAAAGGCGTTCAAGCAGAATGCCAAGGTCATCACAGAACATCTGGCCGCCCTTGGTTTAGATGCTGTGACTCAGCTTGAGAAGAACCTTGAAGAAAAGGG gGAGGCAGAATTGGTTTTGAATGGCACAAATTTTGTGGTCAAGAAAGATATGGTTCAGGTGAAGAGATACCAGAAAACCATCCATG TTGAAGAATTCACACCATCAGTGATAGAACCATCTTTTGGCATTGGTCGGATTATGTATGCTATTTTTGAGCATAATTTTAAGACAAGAGAAGGTGATGAACAGAGAACA TATTTGAGCCTACCACCCATCATTGCTCCCTATAAGTGCTCAGTGCTGCCCCTCAGTTCAAATCAAGAGTTCAGCTCCTTTGTCAAAAACCTGT CTGCAGAGCTGACACGATGTGACGTGTCTCACAAAGTGGATGACAGCTCTGGCTCCATTGGACGACGCTATGCGCGCACTGACCAAATTGCTATCCCATATGGCATAACTGTTGATTTTGATACACTCAAGGCTCCACACACAGCCACGCTGCGGGAGCgagaaacaatgaaacaaatccGTGTGCCT ATAGAGGAACTACCTTCTTTGGTTCGGGACTTATCTCGAAGCCTCATCTTATGGGATGAGGCTTTGGAGAAGTATCCACTGTTTGAACAACAAGAGGCTTCTAAATGA
- the LOC112564337 gene encoding LOW QUALITY PROTEIN: ankyrin and armadillo repeat-containing protein-like (The sequence of the model RefSeq protein was modified relative to this genomic sequence to represent the inferred CDS: inserted 1 base in 1 codon): MTTDHGNTEEAHQTIILARIAASYFEKFDRYDLQELLAYSSTNWMLSSEDFRLPTDQPVGLISSLTLSQSNCAVLLLPKDPDIPPLDYRELHHIVRELTYGIYILNQTPIISMEANNDQSTSCQLPPAYQDTSIGQILANVDYMMKCLWHGAFMPKDKRVKFSERWRSNLDVNHSGKPETKKLLLTEFTSAGLYDITKDPDFTDIYSKLPPEQPRDTEVIEERKFFMQHVEDLRMHMIFFQRSVKYYKDMFMIDADFTVDSAVKLLDDQIDRLGYERLKTRLQMHEEVIQENLPKKLEIRRQLALLKFISYMIPFLVGMRKRMKIPDISRLLPPIPGDDFRTEREFPPLILGSDFKCKNFFFGDQYFHLHGGISFDLETDPLQEVTEGLNLDDINNQICTESAVYLNKLLDHELIMQDGCKIPTYDINGKWYMAVLINFEQYYGSTPQRPLWVRAFHEEIAKLKPKKLPISDDHIMEQLKKHFGHKKALKYKAPVYGLKATAQHGMVAIFQAQNRKMQGSRLGKQDDRGLSYIHHAAINNQSHIISLLLVLSMDVNARRNNILSTVNLRIGPTSLHMAVRCGSLDAAACLLANYANVLATDQDGWAPIHHAAFFDHQIIINLMIRKNCGLLELTTKNELKSTPLLLAASSGALKALKCLTSLGADIRRQDGQGNNIVELASMRFHTNILEFLIEWNHPHVPVWRILVDMMKDSNMKKKDCAIKCLEVLSTTRPDYWQFILEAGGVPALVEMMTMDIEEMQSVSASVICNISENNDVRLALTDANASPILIKLLSSEVDDTQSRAAIILSDMACVEGNQEIIASNGGIKPLVDLLDSELEDVLVNTVNAIRVLCINNPANQSEVGASGALQPLVEFLTITSEDLQAGTAAAIAAVCSGHRENQDAVMTEGAAKPLVDLIRSSRSMTVQLKAANALEALASNNPNSQGIFLELDAPKALIRLLKNIYTEVREQGACALWALAGHTKTQQKYIAQRITIPHIIQMLLEPTEKLLYVGCMTAIALGCENMENQNKLAEAEAFQQLVRLIRSPKTSRSVLLMVIKVLGILCVGVAYRNNKITQWRIAEEGGIPILVQILLNPPSEDVQVEVAISLACIVLGNXENQERLLQVPGFNFDILLNLLKSQNKDIQLQAGMALTIFAFNNTPKQFAIREAGGIKFSVFEPFINSNNEFHQCYSAFQVVVLARVIVDQDQVLLTARGITILVKKLLSTDDKVLVLACSLLSSLAHTRAGIPDAMITSGAIEFLVEHLDSLNDQVRNAAAVTLGYLTFNKTAARILFSTCRNMPGLYSKLIDNIGVDPHISPAFVNDFTQAKLIGLPCQCLE; the protein is encoded by the exons ATGACTACTGACCATGGAAATACAGAGGAGGCTCACCAGACTATAATTCTTGCACGCATTGCTGCTTCTTATTTTGAGAAGTTTGACCGCTATGACCTCCAGGAATTGCTTGCATATTCTTCTACAAATTGGATGCTTAGCAGTGAAGACTTCCGATTACCAACTGACCAACCTGTTGGGCTAATAAG TTCTTTAACCCTAAGCCAGTCCAACTGTGCTGTGCTATTACTGCCGAAAGATCCAGACATTCCCCCTCTCGATTATCGCGAGCTGCATCATATTGTGCGAGAACTGACATATGGTATTTACATACTAAATCAGACACCCATCATCTCCATGGAGGCCAACAATGACCAGAGTACTTCATGCCAATTGCCTCCAGCCTATCAAGACACCAGCATTGGTCAGATTCTTGCAAATGTTGATTACATGATGAAATGTCTTTGGCATGGAGCCTTTATGCCTAAAGACAAACGAGTTAAGTTTTCTGAGCGGTGGCGATCTAACTTAGATGTCAATCACAGTGGAAAGCCAGAAACCAAGAAGCTACTTTTGACTGAATTTACAAGTGCAG GACTGTATGATATTACCAAGGATCCAGACTTTACTGACATCTACAGTAAATTACCACCCGAACAACCCCGAGATACCGAGGTGatcgaagaaagaaaattcttcatGCAGCATGTGGAAGATCTCAGAATGCACATGATCTTTTTTCAAAGGAGCGTCAAATACTATAAAGACATGTTTATGATTGATGCTGATTTCACTGTGGACAGTGCAGTGAAGTTGTTGGATGACCAAATAGATCGCCTTGGCTATGAGCGTTTGAAA ACAAGACTTCAGATGCATGAAGAAGTCATTCAAGAAAACCTGCCTAAAAAATTAGAGATAAGGCGTCAACTGGCTCTTCTAAAGTTCATCAGCTACATGATTCCCTTTCTCGTGGGAATGAGAAAACGCATGAAGATTCCTGATATTTCTCGTCTTCTTCCACCCATTCCAG GTGATGATTTCCGAACTGAAAGAGAATTTCCACCTTTGATATTAGGCTCtgatttcaaatgcaaaaatttcttctttggaGACCAGTACTTTCATCTTCATGGGG GCATCAGCTTTGACCTTGAAACTGACCCCCTTCAAGAAGTAACAGAAGGGTTAAACTTAGATGACATAAACAACCAGATCTGCACAGAGTCTGCTGTCTATCTCAATAAACTTCTTGACCATGAATTGATCATGCAAGATGGATGCAAAATTCCGACCTATGATATCAATGGAAAGTG GTATATGGCAGTGTTAATAAACTTTGAGCAGTATTATGGTAGTACCCCTCAGAGACCACTGTGGGTGCGAGCATTCCATGAAGAGATAGCCAAGTTGAAGCCAAAAAAGCTGCCAATCTCAGATGATCATATTATGGAGCAGCTTAAGAAGCACTTTGGTCACAAGAAAGCCCTGAAGTACAAG GCACCAGTTTATGGGCTCAAGGCAACAGCACAGCACGGAATGGTTGCTATATTTCAGGCCCAGAACCGCAAGATGCAAGGATCTCGCCTTGGGAAGCAAGATGACAGGGGCCTGTCATACATTCATCATGCAGCCATCAACAACCAGTCCCATATCATAAGTCTCTTGCTGGTGCTGTCCATGGATGTAAATGCACGCCGCAATAACATTCTTTCAACAG tGAATCTTCGGATTG GTCCCACTTCACTGCACATGGCTGTTCGCTGTGGATCACTTGATGCAGCAGCATGCTTGCTGGCTAATTACGCCAACGTCTTGGCCACAGACCAGGATGGCTGGGCCCCTATCCACCATGCTGCATTCTTTGACCATCAGATAATCATCAACCTCATGATTCGCAAAAACTGTGGCCTTCTGGAACTTACTACTAAGAACGA ACTGAAGTCAACGCCACTTCTTCTGGCTGCAAGTTCTGGAGCACTGAAAGCCTTGAAGTGCCTAACATCCCTGGGCGCAGATATCAGGCGCCAGGATGGCCAAGGCAACAATATTGTTGAGCTTGCCTCCATGAGGTTCCATACTAACATCCTGGAGTTCCTCATTGAATGGAATCACCCTCATGTGCCTGTATGGAGGATTCTTGTGG ACATGATGAAGGATTCTAACATGAAGAAAAAGGACTGTGCTATTAAATGTCTTGAGGTGCTTTCCACAACCAGGCCTGATTACTGGCAATTTATTCTAGAGGCAG GTGGTGTGCCGGCACTAGTGGAGATGATGACAATGGATATTGAAGAGATGCAGTCTGTATCTGcttcagtcatctgcaacatttcagaaaataatgatgtcCGCCTGGCATTGACTGATGCAAATGCCAGCCCCATTCTCATTAAACTATTGTCTTCAGAGGTGGATGACACACAGTCACGAGCTGCAATCATCTTGTCTGACATGGCCTGTGTTGAAGGAAACCAG GAGATAATAGCCAGCAATGGGGGAATCAAACCTCTGGTTGATCTCCTGGATTCTGAACTTGAGGATGTCCTGGTGAACACAGTCAATGCCATACGTGTGCTGTGTATCAACAATCCTGCCAACCAGAGTGAAGTGGGTGCCTCTGGGGCGCTGCAACCTCTTGTGGAATTTCTTACAATTACTTCAG AAGATTTGCAAGCTGGCACAGCTGCTGCCATTGCTGCTGTCTGTTCTGGGCACAGGGAAAATCAAGATGCTGTTATGACTGAGGGGGCTGCCAA GCCCTTAGTGGATCTGATTCGTAGCAGTCGCAGCATGACAGTACAGCTCAAGGCAGCTAATGCTCTAGAGGCCCTTGCCTCAAACAACCCCAACAGCCAGGGCATCTTTCTGGAGCTCGATGCTCCTAAGGCTCTTATACGACTCTTGAAA AATATCTACACTGAAGTCCGTGAGCAAGGTGCCTGTGCTCTGTGGGCACTAGCTGGACACACTAAGACACAACAGAAATACATTGCTCAGCGGATCACCATTCCTCACATTATACAGATGCTACTTGAACCCACGGAGAAGTTGCTTTATGTTG GCTGTATGACTGCCATTGCTCTTGGTTGTGAGAATATGGAGAATCAGAACAAACTGGCTGAGGCCGAAGCCTTCCAGCAGTTGGTGCGTTTAATACGCTCACCCAAAACCTCCAGAAGTGTGCTTCTCATGGTCATAAAAGTCCTGGGCATTCTCTGTGTTG GTGTGGCATACCGCAACAACAAGATAACGCAGTGGCGGATAGCAGAGGAGGGAGGTATCCCAATCCTGGTGCAGATCCTGCTGAACCCTCCTTCAGAAGATGTGCAGGTGGAGGTGGCCATCTCTTTGGCTTGCATTGTTCTTGGCA GTGAGAACCAGGAAAGGCTTCTGCAAGTGCCAGGTTTTAACTTTGACATCCTCCTGAACTTGCTCAAGTCCCAAAACAAG GACATTCAGCTGCAAGCAGGCATGGCACTGACCATCTTTGCTTTCAACAACACACCAAAACAGTTTGCCATCAGAGAAGCTGGGGGAATTAAATTCTCTGTATTTGAGCCCTTCATAAACTCAAATAATGAATTTCATCAGTGCTACTCTGCTTTCCAG GTGGTAGTTCTAGCACGAGTCATCGTGGACCAGGATCAGGTCTTGCTGACTGCACGTGGCATCACCATTTTGGTGAAGAAGCTGCTTTCAACAGATGACAAAGTGCTGGTATTAGCATGCAGTCTTCTCTCTAGTCTTGCTCACACCAGGGCAGGCATTCCTGATGCAATGATTACTTCAGGTGCAATAGAATTTCTTGTAGAACACCTAGACTCCCTAAACGATCAG GTGCGCAATGCAGCAGCCGTTACCCTTGGTTATCTGACTTTCAACAAGACTGCTGCACGGATCCTGTTTTCCACCTGTCGCAACATGCCAGGGCTCTATAGCAAGCTGATTGATAATATTGGGGTAGATCCTCACATCAGCCCAGCCTTTGTCAATGACTTTACACAGGCCAAGCTTATAGGACTGCCATGTCAATG TCTGGAATAA